Proteins encoded by one window of Gemmatimonadota bacterium:
- a CDS encoding DUF1028 domain-containing protein, producing MNRAPCFSTFSIVALDPDTGDLGVATQSKYLAVGSVVPWARFNAGAIATQAWANASFGPRGLDLLEQDVGAIDTLERLIESDAGRQSRQVGVVDLDGTAAAFTGEECQEWAGHVTGGGYVCLGNILAGEEVVAVMAETFEAPGEEDFAANLLAALTAGQDAGGDRRGMQSAALLVAREGGGCGGTSDFLVDLRVDDHADPIEELKRLYLLHGRLNP from the coding sequence TTGAACCGCGCCCCCTGTTTCTCCACTTTTTCCATCGTCGCCCTGGACCCCGATACGGGGGATCTCGGCGTGGCGACCCAGTCGAAGTATCTCGCCGTGGGATCCGTGGTCCCCTGGGCGCGGTTCAACGCCGGCGCCATCGCCACGCAGGCCTGGGCCAACGCGTCCTTCGGCCCCAGGGGGCTCGACCTGCTCGAACAGGACGTCGGCGCCATCGACACCCTCGAACGCCTGATCGAATCCGATGCCGGCCGGCAGTCCCGCCAGGTCGGCGTGGTGGATCTCGACGGCACGGCGGCGGCCTTCACGGGGGAGGAATGCCAGGAGTGGGCGGGGCACGTGACCGGTGGGGGCTACGTCTGCCTGGGAAATATCCTCGCGGGTGAAGAGGTGGTCGCCGTCATGGCGGAAACTTTCGAGGCACCCGGCGAGGAGGATTTCGCGGCGAATCTGCTCGCCGCGCTCACGGCCGGCCAGGATGCCGGCGGCGACCGGCGGGGCATGCAGTCGGCCGCCCTGCTCGTGGCGCGGGAAGGCGGGGGCTGCGGCGGTACATCCGACTTCCTCGTGGACCTGCGGGTCGATGACCATGCCGATCCCATCGAGGAACTGAAGCGCCTGTACCTGCTCCATGGAAGGCTCAATCCATGA
- a CDS encoding MFS transporter → MKSDMQRAKLVLLTVVHFLVDLFSSLLTPILPALVTRLQLSLTQAGLLAGLPAMTSSLVQPLMGILGDRMEKRYFIILGPVFCAVFMSAVGLAPSFLVLLLFIILGGFGTASFHPQSVSMAGDVSGSRRGYGVSLFIVGGTAGLAASPFVVPRIVERFGLESLVWLAVPTVIAVLAMARVIPIRNEDRRITRLADVGASFRPNLWPMVNLTVVGIIRTISGVGFATFFVLLLKDRGLTLQQGGDLLFVFQGGAVIGGFVGGWLSDRLGRSRVIWSTILFSTPFLFASLYDTGPMLPVWLFLGGFMNMASNSVSVAMAQELVPDSAGTASSFPMGFSWGAAGGALIVFGGIADRIGVVATLEVLALIPLAAVALALLLPPDREFRRAATRVRKAAADFERVT, encoded by the coding sequence ATGAAGTCCGACATGCAGCGCGCCAAGCTCGTGCTGCTGACCGTGGTTCACTTCCTGGTGGACCTCTTCTCCTCCCTGCTGACACCGATTCTGCCCGCGCTCGTTACGCGGCTGCAACTCTCCCTTACGCAGGCCGGACTGCTCGCCGGCCTGCCGGCCATGACCTCCTCCCTGGTCCAACCTCTGATGGGTATCCTGGGGGACCGGATGGAGAAACGCTATTTCATCATCCTCGGCCCGGTGTTCTGCGCCGTCTTCATGTCTGCCGTGGGACTGGCGCCCTCCTTTCTCGTGCTGCTACTGTTTATCATTCTGGGAGGGTTCGGCACCGCCAGTTTCCACCCGCAGAGCGTGTCCATGGCCGGCGACGTCAGCGGTTCGAGACGCGGTTACGGCGTGTCGCTTTTCATCGTCGGCGGAACCGCCGGTCTGGCGGCAAGCCCCTTTGTCGTGCCCCGCATCGTGGAGCGCTTCGGTCTCGAAAGCCTGGTCTGGCTCGCGGTTCCCACGGTAATCGCCGTATTGGCCATGGCCCGGGTCATCCCCATCCGCAATGAAGACCGCAGGATAACCCGCCTGGCCGATGTGGGCGCTTCATTCCGGCCGAATCTGTGGCCCATGGTCAATCTCACGGTAGTGGGCATCATCCGGACGATCTCCGGGGTTGGTTTCGCCACTTTTTTCGTATTGCTGCTCAAGGATCGGGGCCTTACCCTGCAGCAGGGGGGCGACCTGCTCTTCGTCTTTCAGGGCGGCGCGGTGATCGGCGGGTTCGTCGGCGGCTGGCTTTCCGACCGGTTGGGACGGAGCCGCGTGATCTGGTCCACGATCCTGTTTTCCACCCCCTTCCTGTTCGCATCGCTCTACGACACCGGGCCGATGCTTCCGGTCTGGCTGTTCCTGGGAGGATTCATGAACATGGCGTCCAATTCCGTTTCCGTCGCCATGGCCCAGGAACTCGTACCGGACAGCGCGGGAACGGCTTCCAGTTTTCCCATGGGATTCAGCTGGGGCGCGGCGGGTGGCGCGCTGATCGTCTTCGGCGGTATCGCGGACCGCATCGGCGTAGTGGCAACGCTTGAAGTACTGGCACTGATCCCGCTGGCCGCCGTGGCGCTGGCCCTGTTGCTGCCACCGGACCGCGAGTTCCGAAGGGCCGCTACCCGCGTGCGCAAGGCGGCCGCGGACTTTGAGAGAGTGACCTGA
- a CDS encoding thioredoxin family protein: MSDRVVRLTELSALDEAIASSTERPVFVYKHSTVCPVSARAADHYHDFADDFADMDTNGDGDGDTDENASTPLFTQVMVIENRNLSNEIESRLGIRHESPQLLLVRDGKVTWHASHFSITGKDIKNALED; the protein is encoded by the coding sequence ATGTCTGACCGTGTCGTGCGCCTGACCGAATTATCTGCGCTGGACGAGGCCATCGCCTCATCGACCGAACGTCCCGTCTTCGTTTACAAGCACAGTACAGTCTGCCCGGTGAGCGCCCGGGCCGCCGATCATTACCACGATTTCGCGGACGATTTCGCGGACATGGACACGAACGGAGACGGGGACGGGGACACCGACGAGAACGCGTCCACGCCGCTGTTCACCCAGGTCATGGTCATCGAGAACCGGAATCTCTCCAATGAGATCGAATCCCGCCTGGGTATCAGGCACGAGTCGCCGCAGCTGCTGCTGGTCCGGGACGGGAAAGTGACCTGGCACGCTTCCCATTTTTCCATCACAGGCAAGGACATAAAGAACGCGCTGGAGGACTGA
- a CDS encoding FAD-binding oxidoreductase, with protein MSRRAVIVGAGVIGLSTAYHLARKSYGSVTVVEKGRVGDGASSRAAGIITGLLWSETGVLARKISLTRFRELSGELDGYRYQDVGCLNVFDAASWPERERLLPLYDRLGVEYTIMNQTEMAAAWPDLALTGEPVGLFDPLGGYSEPDHYLPALADGCRALGVEIREGCMVSDFIVDGGRMAGVVADGRRIEADAVVSTVHVWTLKVLETIGLQLPLKSFVHQRYVTVPLPAPVRIPAVNANPYGGYLRPHYGQRLLAGIENPEAPEFRVPGRDFLMSTIAPPPGLDEAARENLLPLVPVAGRAGRVGSTGRTGRGDYTGWEIEKAGLLSFSADGEPVLGPVERFPGLYVGVAFHSGGFAYNPAAGVLLAGCVADGRPEIDIGDFSPNRFDPQETEAYNRTRITHGEYSLPGQSRRH; from the coding sequence ATGTCGAGACGGGCCGTCATAGTCGGCGCGGGGGTGATCGGCCTCAGCACGGCCTACCATCTGGCCCGCAAGTCGTACGGAAGCGTCACGGTCGTCGAGAAGGGACGCGTGGGAGACGGCGCCAGCAGCCGGGCCGCCGGGATCATTACCGGGCTGCTTTGGTCGGAAACCGGCGTCCTGGCCCGCAAGATCAGCCTGACCCGGTTCAGGGAACTGTCCGGGGAACTGGATGGCTACCGGTACCAGGATGTGGGTTGCCTGAACGTGTTCGACGCGGCGAGCTGGCCGGAACGGGAACGGCTGCTGCCCCTGTACGACCGCCTGGGCGTGGAATACACGATCATGAACCAAACCGAGATGGCCGCGGCCTGGCCGGACCTGGCGCTGACCGGTGAGCCGGTCGGGCTTTTCGATCCCCTGGGCGGCTACAGCGAACCGGATCACTACCTCCCGGCCCTGGCGGATGGTTGCCGCGCCCTGGGCGTGGAGATCAGGGAAGGGTGCATGGTCTCCGACTTCATCGTGGATGGGGGACGCATGGCGGGCGTCGTCGCCGATGGAAGGCGCATCGAGGCCGATGCCGTGGTGAGTACGGTTCACGTCTGGACCCTGAAGGTTCTGGAAACCATCGGACTGCAGCTGCCCCTGAAGTCCTTCGTGCACCAGCGTTACGTCACGGTGCCGCTGCCCGCCCCGGTCCGGATCCCGGCGGTCAACGCCAATCCCTACGGGGGATATCTCCGGCCGCATTACGGACAGCGCTTGCTTGCGGGCATCGAGAACCCCGAGGCGCCGGAGTTTCGCGTACCCGGCCGCGATTTCCTGATGTCGACGATTGCCCCGCCGCCCGGGCTTGACGAGGCCGCGCGGGAAAACCTGCTCCCGCTCGTTCCCGTGGCCGGCCGTGCGGGCCGAGTGGGCTCGACCGGACGGACGGGAAGGGGCGATTATACCGGCTGGGAAATCGAGAAGGCGGGCCTGCTGTCCTTCTCCGCGGATGGCGAACCGGTGCTCGGACCCGTTGAGCGCTTCCCGGGGCTGTACGTAGGCGTCGCCTTTCATTCCGGTGGCTTCGCCTACAACCCGGCGGCCGGCGTATTGCTGGCGGGATGCGTCGCGGACGGACGGCCCGAAATCGATATTGGGGATTTTTCGCCGAACCGGTTCGATCCACAAGAGACGGAAGCGTACAACCGGACCCGGATCACCCACGGTGAATACAGCCTGCCGGGGCAATCACGTAGGCATTGA
- the mutY gene encoding A/G-specific adenine glycosylase: MLDWYGEHQRDLPWRRTCDPYAVWVSEIMLQQTRVDQVRPYYDRFMDRFPTVEHLGKASLEDVLKAWEGMGYYARARNLHRAARRVVDEHGGQIPDDPARISDLPGIGPYTAAAISSIAFGRDCPVVDGNVVRVLSRLFHLTDTPASSAARKRIDGLAGRLLARGRAGNFNQAMMELGAKICTPRKPRCGECPVNPFCEARKTLPDPAVLPRKKPRPQRPHHRVVAGIVRRNDEVLIVRRPTDGLLGGLWEFPGGIVGKGVDGETFLAEEMKNTLGIGIRVDRSVATLRHAFTHFEMTLQGYNCSHLQGVVRHRDGNECRWVRFEDLGRFAFPRAYRRLIEAAAKVREVREPAGST; the protein is encoded by the coding sequence CTGCTCGACTGGTACGGCGAGCACCAGCGGGACTTGCCGTGGCGGCGGACCTGTGACCCCTACGCGGTCTGGGTATCTGAAATCATGCTCCAGCAGACGCGGGTAGATCAGGTACGGCCCTACTACGACCGGTTCATGGATCGTTTCCCCACGGTAGAGCACCTCGGCAAGGCCTCGCTCGAGGACGTCCTGAAGGCATGGGAAGGCATGGGGTACTACGCCAGGGCGAGGAACCTGCATCGGGCCGCCCGCCGGGTCGTCGACGAACACGGCGGGCAGATACCCGACGATCCCGCACGGATCTCGGACCTGCCGGGCATCGGGCCCTACACGGCTGCCGCCATATCGAGCATCGCCTTCGGAAGGGATTGTCCGGTCGTCGATGGCAATGTCGTTCGCGTATTGAGCCGCCTGTTCCACCTGACCGATACCCCGGCTTCCTCAGCGGCAAGAAAGAGAATAGACGGCCTCGCCGGGCGACTCCTCGCCAGGGGCCGGGCGGGCAACTTCAACCAGGCCATGATGGAACTGGGGGCCAAGATTTGCACGCCGCGCAAACCCCGTTGCGGTGAATGTCCCGTGAACCCGTTTTGCGAAGCCCGAAAAACGTTGCCGGACCCTGCGGTGCTGCCGCGTAAAAAGCCGCGCCCGCAACGACCTCACCATCGTGTCGTGGCCGGCATCGTGCGCCGGAACGACGAGGTGCTGATCGTCCGGCGGCCGACGGACGGCCTGCTGGGTGGACTATGGGAGTTCCCGGGCGGAATCGTCGGTAAAGGGGTCGATGGGGAAACATTTCTGGCAGAAGAAATGAAAAACACGCTGGGGATCGGCATTCGTGTCGATCGCTCCGTTGCCACCCTGCGACATGCCTTTACCCATTTCGAGATGACGCTGCAGGGCTACAACTGTTCGCATCTTCAAGGGGTAGTCCGCCATCGCGACGGAAACGAATGCCGATGGGTACGGTTCGAAGACCTCGGCCGTTTCGCCTTCCCCAGGGCCTATCGGCGCCTGATCGAAGCCGCGGCAAAGGTCCGAGAAGTCCGGGAGCCTGCCGGTTCCACATAA
- the recA gene encoding recombinase RecA, with amino-acid sequence MNDNDPGREKALSGAISQIERQFGKGSIIRMGDENPQLSVESIPTGSLTLDLALGIGGVPRGRVVEIYGNESSGKTTLAKHIVAEAQKLGGMAAFIDAEHALDIRYARALGVDMDKLLIHQPDTGEQALDVAEILVRSGGVDVIVIDSVAALVPRAEIEGEMGDSHVGLQARLMSQALRKLTSVINRSRTCLIFINQIRQKIGVMYGNPETTTGGLALKFYSSVRIEVRRIGNIKGDDASAGIQVRGTVKKNKLAAPFREAQFDIIYGEGISKESDLIELGVNNGIIEKSGTWFSYSDERLGQGRENVRQLLREQRDLAVEIEEKVRAIFAPPDQDESVENNGVAGKPAARPESSVKRR; translated from the coding sequence ATGAACGATAACGATCCGGGAAGGGAGAAGGCGCTGAGCGGCGCCATATCGCAAATAGAGCGGCAGTTCGGCAAGGGTTCCATCATCAGGATGGGAGACGAGAACCCCCAACTGTCCGTCGAGTCCATACCCACGGGATCCCTGACCCTCGATCTGGCGTTGGGCATCGGCGGCGTGCCCCGTGGGCGCGTGGTGGAGATCTACGGAAACGAGTCCTCCGGTAAGACCACGCTGGCCAAGCATATCGTGGCCGAGGCGCAGAAACTGGGCGGAATGGCCGCCTTCATCGACGCGGAACACGCGCTGGACATCCGCTACGCGCGGGCCCTCGGCGTGGACATGGACAAACTGCTCATCCATCAGCCGGATACGGGCGAGCAGGCCCTCGACGTGGCCGAGATCCTGGTCCGCAGCGGCGGTGTGGACGTGATCGTCATCGACTCGGTCGCCGCGCTCGTTCCGAGGGCGGAAATTGAAGGAGAAATGGGTGATTCCCATGTCGGCCTGCAGGCCCGCCTGATGTCGCAGGCGCTGCGAAAGCTGACCTCGGTGATCAACCGGTCCAGGACCTGCCTGATCTTCATCAACCAGATCCGCCAGAAAATCGGGGTGATGTACGGCAATCCGGAAACGACGACCGGAGGGCTGGCCCTGAAGTTCTATTCCTCGGTCCGGATCGAGGTGCGCAGGATCGGGAACATCAAGGGGGACGACGCCTCGGCGGGCATCCAGGTACGGGGTACCGTAAAGAAGAACAAGCTGGCGGCGCCCTTCCGCGAGGCGCAGTTCGATATCATCTACGGGGAAGGGATCTCCAAAGAGAGCGACCTGATCGAACTCGGGGTCAATAACGGCATCATAGAAAAGAGCGGGACCTGGTTTTCCTATAGTGACGAAAGGCTCGGGCAGGGCCGCGAGAACGTGCGGCAACTGCTCAGGGAACAGCGGGACCTCGCCGTAGAGATCGAAGAGAAAGTCCGTGCGATATTCGCACCTCCGGACCAGGACGAATCGGTCGAAAACAACGGAGTCGCCGGGAAACCGGCCGCCCGTCCCGAATCCTCGGTGAAGCGGCGCTGA